AGCGGAAGCGCTCGGTGAAGCGCAGCGGCGGCCCGTCCACCGGGACGACGACCGCCTCGCCCTCGCCCTCGGCGAACGCCTGCTGCAGCGAGTCGGCCAGGCGGCCGGCATCCTCCGGATCGACGCGCAGGCGGTCGATGACGACGAGGAGCGCGGAGACGGTGGTGAGGTCGATCGACGCGCCCTGCGCGGGGACGTCGTCCAGGTGCAGCTCGCGCCCGTCGGCGAGGACGCGCAGGAAGCCGAGCGCGCGCAGGTTCTCCACCACCAGCGCGTGGGTGAGACGCGCCGAGCGGGGGAGGGGGAAGCAGACCATGATCCGCGCGCCGTCGGGGAGCCGGAGCACGGCGTCCGTCGCGGACTGCACGGTGTCGGGGCGGATCTCGCGGCCGCAGGGGGTGTCGCCGTGGCCGGGGCAGAAGGTGCGGCCGACGCGCGCCCAGAGGAGGCGGAGATAGTCGTAGACCTCGGTCGCTGTGCCGACGGTCGACCGGCTCGTTTTCGTCGGATTGCGCTGCTCGATGGCGACGGCGGGGGAGATGCCCTCGACGCGGTCGACGTCGGGCTTCTCCATGCGGTCGAGGAACTGCTTGGCGTAGGTGGACAGGCTCTCGACGTAGCGCCGCTGCCCCTCGGCGTAGACGGTGTCGAAGGCCAGCGAGCTCTTTCCCGAGCCGCTCGGCCCCGTGACGACGATCACCGACCTTCGTGGCAGGTCCAGATCGAGATTCTTGAGATTGTGCTGCCGCGCCCCGCGGATGACGATCTTGTCCTTCATGCCCGGGAAACTACTAGGGGACGGGGGACGGCGGACAGGGGACTGAGTGCTGAGTGCTGAGTGCGAGAGTGCGAGAGTGCGAGAGTGCGAGAGTGCGAGAGTGCGAGAGTGCGAGAGTGCGAGAGTGCGGACACGGCGATATTAGGACGGGCGGGTAAACCCGCGGCTGGAACATTGGGAAGCCTGCTGCGCAGGCTGCAGGTCGGCCACCAAGCCGGTGGGCAGCCATCCGCGCCGCCGCATCGTCCGCATGAGGTTGATTGAAGCCTCGCGCAGTTTGCGAGGCTTTCCAATGTTCCAGCCGCGGCTTCAGCCGCCCGCCACGACGCAAGGCCTCGACTTCTTCATCCCCCCGAAATCTTCATCTCCCGCTTGTCCGGGCGTGGTGTGGCTCGCACGTTCTCATCGCGTCCTCCGCATCGCATCGCCCACCGCACACGATGGAGGCCCGTTCATGCGCAGGAGCCTGGCCATCCTCGCCGCCGCGCCGCTGCTGACGGCGACCACGTGCTTCCGCAGCTACGAGCTCAAGACGTCGCCGCGGCCGGACCCGGGAAAGCCCGCCATTACCGGGTGGAGCGGCACCCGCCCGGTGGCCACCAGCGCGCTGACGGTGGAGCGCTGCCGGCCCCTCGAGCTCCGCCACGAGGTCTGGAGCATCGCCCGCAAGGACCGGAGCGACAGCACGGCCGCGCCCGAGCCCATCATCTACGGCGAGCTGCCCAAGGGGTTCGAGGAGGAGCGTGCGCCGGAGCCGCTGGCCGCCGGCGTCTGCTATCACATGCGGGGCTACGGCACGGTGGCCGACAGCACGCGCGAGTTCGCCGTGGGCAGCGGCGGCTTCCACGTGCTGCGCGACGGCACCGTGGCCCCCGGCGGCGGCGGATGGCGCGAGTCGGTGCACTACGACCGCGACTTCGAGCGCGCCGCCGTCCATTGCCGCCGCGCCTTCCGCGGCGCCCGCACGCCGGAGCAGGCCGCGGCGGTGGACGCGCGCACGTTCGCCATCTCCGACACCTCCATCACCTGCGAGGACATGCGCACCCGCTTCGTCACGGCGATGCGCGACACGCCCAGCACGGAAAAGACGGTGTTCGCCGTCGTCGGCCTGGTCGCCGCGCTGGGCGCCATCTTCTGGCTCGAGGACGTGGCGAAGCGCAGCGTGCCGTTCTGACGGGGGAAGTGCGTGAGTGCGGAGTGCGTTGATCCCTCGAGCCCGACGCACTCCCGCACTTTCGCACTCTCGCACTTTCGCACCCTCGCACTCCCTCCCCGGCACCGTCCCTGCATCTCCGCGCGCCACAACGCGTTGACCCGAGCGGCGGAGAACTGCGGATGAACTCGTTCAGCACCTATCTCATCGGCTTCATCATCCTGGTGATCGGCCTGGCGCTGGCCGCGCACCTGCTGGGCGCGCCCACGATGTGGATCGTGGTGGGGATCATCATCCTGGTGGGGATCGGGATCATGGCCGCCACCACCCGCACCCGTCACCGCGACCCCGGCGGCCCGACCTATTGACGCGGGCGCCCGCCCCTCCTTCGTTTCACCGGTATCCACCAATGAACCGCGTGAGGAGGGGCAGATGCCGGAGGGCGTGCAGGTCGAGTATCCCATCGAGGTCACCTGGGAGGGCGGGCGGCGCTGGCGCGGCGGCCCCGCGGGCGGCCCGTCGCTGGTCGTGGACGGCAACCGCGAGGTGTCGCCCAGCCCCGTCGACACGCTGGTGGTGGCGCTGGCGTCGTGCTCGGCCATCGACGTGGTCGACTACCTGGAAAAGCGCCGCACGCCGCCGTCTTCGATCTCCGTCTCCGTGCGCTTCTCGCGCGCGCCCGAGCCGCCGCGGCGCCTGACCGACGCGCACCTGGCCTTCCGCGTGGCCAGCGACTCGTCGCGCGAGCACGTGGAGCGCGCCATCCAGCTCTCCTTCGACAAGTACTGCTCCGTCGCCAACTCGCTGGCGCCCGACACGCGGCTGGGCTGGTCTCTCGAGCTGGAGCCGGCGACGGCGGCTGTCGGGGGCGAATAAATTCGCGGCAAACAACCACACGAAGTCCGCCTTCGCGGACTACCGGCGGCGCCTCGGACGTGAGGCCGGTGCGCACAACGGGCTTCGGTCCGCGCAACGCTGTGGGAGTCACGCAGACCCAACGCACTCCCGCACTTTCGCACTTTCGCACTTTCGCACTTTCGCACTTTCGCACTTCCAGGACGTGACGGCTGATCGGGGGGGATCCGAGGGGATGACCGGGCCAACGGTGATGAAGTTCGGCGGCACGTCGGTGGAAGACGCGGCCGCCTTCGAGCGCGTGGCCGCCATCGTCGCCGCGCGGATGGAGATGCGGCCCGTGGTCGTGGTCTCGGCGATGGCGCGCTTCACTGACGCGCTGGTGGCCGCCGTGCGCCAGGCCGCCGCCGGCGAGCCCGCCGAGGCCGCCGCGTCGCTCGACGAGCACCTGCACCGGCACGCCGCCGTGGTCCGCGCGCTCATTCCCGCGGCGGCGCGGCAGGAGCTGGTGGACGAGCTGGAAGCGGCGCGTCACACGCTGGCCGACCTGCTGCGCATCATCGCCGCGCACCCGGGGACGCGGCCGCCGCTGCACGACGAGGTGGTGTCGTTCGGCGAGCGGCTGTCGTCGCTGCTGGTGGCCGCCGTGCTGCGCGCGCGTGGACTGCCGGGGCGCTGGGTGGACGCGCGCCGCTGCGTCCGCACCACCGCCGCGCACACCCGCGCCGAGCCGCTGATGGACGCCACCCGCGCCGCCACCCGCGCCGAGGCCGGCCCGCTCCTGGGCGCGGGCGAGATCCCCGTGCTGGGCGGCTTCATCGGCGCGGCCGAGAACGGGGCCACCACCACGCTCGGCCGCGGCGGCTCGGACTACAGCGCGGCGCTGGTCGGCGCCGCGCTGGACGCCGGCGAGATCCAGATCTGGACCGACGTCACCGGCTTCCTGACCGCCGATCCGCGCGTCGTCCCGCACGCGCTGCAGATCCCCCGCCTCTCCTATGCCGAGGCCGCCGAGCTGGCCTTCTTCGGCGCCAAGGTGCTGCATCCCCGCACCATCCAGCCCGCGGTGGCGCAGCACATCCCCGTGCGCGTGTGCAACTCGCGCGACCCCGGGGCCGAGGGGACGTGGATCGAGGACCAGTCCGAGCCCAGCCCGCGCGCCGTGAAGGCTATCGCCCACAAGACCGGCACCACGCTGGTGCAGGTGACGGCGGCGCGGATGCTGGGCGCGTACGGCTTCCTGCGCGCGTTCTTCGAGGTGTTCGAGCGCCACCGCGCCTCGGTGGACGTGGTGGCCACCAGCGAGGTCTCGATCTCCGCCTCGCTCGACGACCCGGCGGCGCTCCCCGCGCTCATCCCCGACCTGGAGCGGCTGGGCACCGTGGGCGTGGAGGAGGGGAACGCGATCGTGTGCGTGGTGGGCGAGGGGCTGGGCGCCAGCCCGGGGGTCGCGGGCGAGGTGTTCGGCGCCATCCGCGACGTGAACGTGCGCATGATCTCGCAGGGTGCGTCGCGCATCAACCTGACCTTCGTGGTCGGCCAGGACCGCGTCCGCGAGGTCGTCCGCCGCCTCCACGCCACCTTCTTCGAGGAGTGAGCCCGGCGCGTTCCGCCGCATCCCGCCCCCACCCCCGGCTCGTTGCGCTCGCCACCCCCTCCCCCAAAACCGACTGGGGGAGGGGGAACTGCGAACTCTGGCGCGAATCCATGGCTGTCATTCCGAGGGCGACCGCACCGAAGCTGCGTCCG
This genomic stretch from Longimicrobium sp. harbors:
- the lysC gene encoding lysine-sensitive aspartokinase 3, whose translation is MTGPTVMKFGGTSVEDAAAFERVAAIVAARMEMRPVVVVSAMARFTDALVAAVRQAAAGEPAEAAASLDEHLHRHAAVVRALIPAAARQELVDELEAARHTLADLLRIIAAHPGTRPPLHDEVVSFGERLSSLLVAAVLRARGLPGRWVDARRCVRTTAAHTRAEPLMDATRAATRAEAGPLLGAGEIPVLGGFIGAAENGATTTLGRGGSDYSAALVGAALDAGEIQIWTDVTGFLTADPRVVPHALQIPRLSYAEAAELAFFGAKVLHPRTIQPAVAQHIPVRVCNSRDPGAEGTWIEDQSEPSPRAVKAIAHKTGTTLVQVTAARMLGAYGFLRAFFEVFERHRASVDVVATSEVSISASLDDPAALPALIPDLERLGTVGVEEGNAIVCVVGEGLGASPGVAGEVFGAIRDVNVRMISQGASRINLTFVVGQDRVREVVRRLHATFFEE
- a CDS encoding OsmC family protein, with the protein product MPEGVQVEYPIEVTWEGGRRWRGGPAGGPSLVVDGNREVSPSPVDTLVVALASCSAIDVVDYLEKRRTPPSSISVSVRFSRAPEPPRRLTDAHLAFRVASDSSREHVERAIQLSFDKYCSVANSLAPDTRLGWSLELEPATAAVGGE